The following proteins are co-located in the Sporolituus thermophilus DSM 23256 genome:
- a CDS encoding L7Ae/L30e/S12e/Gadd45 family ribosomal protein → MSLETLKKAKKVIGAKQTTRAIEKGTALRVYLATDADHRIVQPIRTLCAQKGVPVEEGLTMDELGQACGIEVGAAAVAIVS, encoded by the coding sequence GTGTCGCTGGAGACTTTAAAAAAGGCTAAAAAGGTCATCGGCGCCAAGCAGACAACACGGGCGATCGAAAAGGGTACGGCTCTGCGGGTGTACCTGGCGACCGACGCTGATCACCGTATTGTGCAGCCCATACGCACGTTGTGCGCGCAGAAAGGGGTGCCGGTGGAAGAAGGACTCACAATGGACGAGTTGGGCCAAGCGTGTGGCATCGAAGTCGGTGCGGCCGCGGTGGCCATTGTGTCTTAG
- a CDS encoding GTP-binding protein, whose product MAKKKFERTKPHCNIGTIGHVDHGKTSLTAA is encoded by the coding sequence ATGGCCAAGAAAAAGTTTGAAAGAACGAAACCTCACTGCAACATCGGTACCATTGGTCACGTTGACCATGGCAAAACCTCGCTGACCGCCGCGAT
- the rpsG gene encoding 30S ribosomal protein S7 — translation MPRKGPVPKRDVLPDPVYNSKLITRLINKVMLSGKKGIAEKIVYDAFDIIRAKTGKDPVEVFETALKNVMPVLEVRARRVGGANYQVPVEVRPDRRLSLGIRWLVNYARLRGEKTMRERLAAELMDAANNTGGAVKKKEDTHKMAEANKAFAHYRW, via the coding sequence ATGCCGAGAAAGGGTCCTGTGCCGAAGCGCGACGTCTTGCCTGATCCGGTGTACAACTCCAAGTTGATCACCCGGCTCATTAACAAGGTCATGTTAAGCGGCAAAAAAGGCATTGCCGAAAAGATTGTATATGATGCGTTTGATATTATCCGGGCTAAGACTGGTAAAGACCCGGTTGAAGTATTTGAAACAGCGCTTAAAAACGTTATGCCTGTCCTGGAGGTGCGTGCCCGCCGGGTCGGTGGCGCTAACTATCAGGTGCCGGTAGAAGTGCGCCCTGACCGTCGTTTGTCGCTTGGCATTCGTTGGTTGGTTAACTACGCCCGCCTGCGTGGCGAAAAGACCATGCGGGAAAGACTGGCGGCCGAACTGATGGACGCTGCCAATAATACAGGCGGCGCGGTCAAGAAAAAAGAGGATACCCATAAGATGGCCGAAGCCAACAAGGCTTTTGCGCATTATCGGTGGTAA
- the fusA gene encoding elongation factor G has translation MARQFPLEKTRNIGIMAHIDAGKTTTTERILFYTGRVHKIGEVHDGAATMDWMVQEQERGITITSAATTCQWKGHRINIIDTPGHVDFTVEVERSLRVLDGSVAVFCAKGGVEPQSETVWRQADKYGVPRIAYVNKMDIIGADFYRVVEMMKTRLGANPVPIQLPIGFEDTFKGIIDLIEMKSIIYTDDLGKTSEATDIPEDMREQAELYRQNLLDAVAESDDELMMKYLEGEELTIEEIKAGIRKATIACKMTPVLCGSSYRNKGVQPLLDAVVEYLPAPTDIPPIRGINPDTGAEDCREAKDDLPFSALAFKIMADPYVGKLTFFRVYSGKMTSGSYVYNSTKGRKERIGRILQMHANHREEIDEVYTGDIAAAVGLKDTTTGDTLCDEKNPIILESMVFPEPVISVAVEPKTKADQEKMSIALQRLAEEDPTFRMYTDQETGQTIIQGMGELHLEIIVDRMLREFKVDCNVGKPQVAYRETIRKAVKAEGKFVRQSGGRGQYGHCWLEIEPLEPGKGFIFENKIVGGVIPKEYIPAIENGVKEAMENGVLAGYPMVDIKVTVYDGSYHDVDSSEMAFKIAGSMGFKAGAQKADPVLLEPYVKVEVTVPEEYMGDVIGDLNSRRGRIEGMEARAGVQAIRAFVPLAEMFGYATDLRSKTQGRGNYSMEFDHYEEVPKNIADAIIAKVKGA, from the coding sequence GTGGCCAGACAGTTTCCTCTCGAAAAGACGCGGAACATTGGCATCATGGCACACATTGACGCCGGTAAGACCACGACAACTGAACGCATCCTCTTCTATACAGGCAGAGTGCACAAAATTGGTGAAGTCCATGATGGCGCTGCGACGATGGACTGGATGGTCCAGGAGCAGGAGAGAGGTATTACCATTACCTCGGCGGCCACTACTTGTCAATGGAAGGGTCACCGGATCAACATTATTGACACACCAGGGCACGTGGACTTCACGGTTGAGGTAGAGCGCTCTCTCAGGGTGCTTGATGGTTCGGTTGCGGTATTTTGCGCCAAGGGCGGTGTTGAGCCCCAGTCCGAAACGGTATGGCGTCAGGCGGACAAATATGGTGTTCCCCGTATTGCCTATGTAAACAAAATGGACATAATCGGCGCCGATTTTTATCGGGTTGTAGAGATGATGAAAACCCGGTTGGGCGCCAATCCGGTGCCTATCCAGCTGCCCATTGGTTTTGAGGATACCTTCAAAGGTATTATTGACCTGATTGAAATGAAGTCTATCATTTACACCGATGATCTCGGCAAGACCAGTGAGGCTACCGATATTCCGGAAGACATGCGCGAGCAGGCTGAACTGTACCGGCAGAACCTGCTGGATGCCGTGGCCGAGAGCGATGATGAGCTGATGATGAAATACCTGGAAGGGGAAGAGCTCACCATCGAGGAAATCAAAGCCGGTATCCGCAAAGCGACAATTGCGTGCAAAATGACGCCGGTGCTATGCGGTTCGTCTTACCGCAACAAGGGCGTACAGCCGCTACTTGACGCCGTTGTTGAATACCTGCCGGCGCCGACTGATATTCCGCCCATTCGCGGGATTAATCCCGATACCGGTGCGGAAGACTGCCGTGAGGCGAAGGATGACCTGCCGTTTTCGGCGTTGGCCTTCAAAATCATGGCCGACCCCTATGTGGGCAAGCTCACTTTCTTCCGTGTTTATTCCGGTAAGATGACGTCCGGTTCGTATGTATACAACTCTACCAAGGGTAGAAAAGAGCGGATTGGCCGCATTCTCCAGATGCACGCCAATCACCGCGAAGAAATTGACGAAGTTTACACCGGTGACATCGCCGCTGCCGTCGGTCTCAAGGATACCACGACCGGTGATACGCTGTGCGATGAGAAAAACCCCATCATTCTCGAGTCGATGGTCTTCCCCGAGCCGGTTATTTCGGTAGCCGTTGAACCGAAAACCAAGGCTGACCAGGAGAAAATGTCCATCGCTCTCCAGCGTCTGGCGGAAGAAGACCCGACTTTCCGGATGTATACTGACCAGGAAACCGGTCAGACCATTATCCAAGGCATGGGCGAGCTGCACTTGGAAATTATCGTTGACCGCATGCTGCGCGAATTCAAGGTCGATTGCAATGTGGGCAAACCCCAGGTTGCTTACCGTGAAACCATCCGCAAGGCGGTCAAAGCGGAAGGCAAGTTCGTCCGTCAGTCCGGCGGCCGCGGTCAGTATGGCCACTGTTGGCTGGAAATCGAGCCTCTTGAGCCTGGTAAGGGCTTCATCTTCGAAAACAAGATTGTCGGTGGTGTTATTCCGAAAGAATATATCCCGGCAATCGAAAACGGCGTCAAAGAAGCGATGGAAAATGGCGTACTGGCCGGTTATCCGATGGTGGACATCAAAGTTACCGTCTATGACGGCTCGTACCATGATGTAGACTCTTCGGAAATGGCCTTCAAGATTGCCGGTTCGATGGGCTTCAAGGCCGGCGCACAAAAAGCCGACCCGGTACTGCTCGAGCCGTACGTGAAGGTCGAAGTTACCGTGCCGGAAGAATATATGGGTGACGTTATCGGCGACCTCAACTCGCGCCGGGGCCGTATCGAAGGCATGGAAGCCCGTGCCGGCGTTCAAGCTATCCGGGCCTTTGTACCGCTGGCAGAAATGTTTGGCTACGCCACTGACCTGCGGTCCAAGACTCAGGGCCGGGGCAACTACTCGATGGAATTCGACCACTACGAAGAAGTACCCAAAAACATTGCGGATGCCATTATTGCCAAAGTTAAAGGCGCTTAA
- the rpsL gene encoding 30S ribosomal protein S12 has protein sequence MPTISQLVRKGRETVEKKSTAPALKECPQKRGVCTRVYTTTPKKPNSALRKVARVRLTNGIEVTAYIPGIGHNLQEHSVVLIRGGRVKDLPGVRYHIIRGALDTAGVAKRNQGRSKYGAKRPKK, from the coding sequence ATGCCGACAATTAGCCAATTAGTGCGCAAAGGCAGAGAAACAGTAGAGAAAAAATCCACGGCGCCTGCGCTCAAAGAATGTCCTCAAAAGCGCGGCGTCTGCACCAGGGTATATACTACCACGCCGAAGAAGCCGAACTCGGCGCTGCGGAAAGTGGCGCGTGTACGGCTGACCAATGGCATTGAAGTAACCGCTTACATTCCGGGGATTGGTCACAACCTGCAAGAGCACTCGGTGGTGCTCATCCGGGGCGGCAGGGTAAAAGACCTTCCGGGTGTGCGTTACCACATCATCCGTGGCGCGCTGGACACGGCCGGTGTCGCGAAACGCAACCAAGGTCGCTCCAAATACGGCGCTAAGCGTCCGAAGAAATAA